CCACATCCATATCAAAAGCAGCTGCGACACCTTCAGCGATGGCTTTGACACGTTTTTGAACTAAGAGGCTCATGCTATGTGTGAGAGCTCGAATGGTTCCATGCAAGAAAGCTGTATCAGCGATGACATTATTGGTTGTTCCAGCTTGAAAGACACCGAAAGTGACGACAGCTCCCTCGATAGGATCAACATTACGGCTAACGACTGACTGAACTTGAGTGACAAAATAGCTAGCTGCAACCAGAGCGTCGTTTGCTTGATGTGGAAAGGCTGCGTGACCACCTTTACCCTTGAAGCGAATCTTGACTTCGCAAGTTCCTGCAAAGAGTGTATGGGTATTGGTCGCAATCTGTCCAACTTTTAGGTCTGGACGAACATGAAGCCCATAGAATTGGTCAGGCAACCAGTCGTCAAAGGCCCCGTCTTCATACATGAGCATGCCACCTGCTTCGTTTTCCTCGGCAGGTTGGAAGAGAAAGAGAAGGTTATTTTTTGGTTGTTTTTCTAAGGCACGCTCCAAGCTTCCGAGAGCAATTGTCATGTGGAAATCATGTCCGCAGGCATGCATTCTTCCTTGGTGTTGAGAGGCAAAGGCAAGACCTGTTTGTTCAACGATTGGGAGTCCATCGATATCTGTCCGCCAACCGATGGTACGTTCTGGCTGACTTCCCTGTAAATACACTAGAATACCTGTTTGCCAAGTACGAATCTGAACAAAATCCTTACCATCTGTTAATTTCTCAATGACATTGAGCAAATAAGCTTGAGTCTTGACTTCTTCTAAACCGATCTCAGGAATTTGGTGAAGATCGCGTCGAGTTTGAATCAAATCTAACATATCTAATTTCCTTCTATTGATACGATAAAGAGGCTGGAAAAGTTTCCGCCTCTGTTACTATTTACAAGGTGCGAAGCGCATCTTCTAGCGCTGTTTTTTGTTGGGTTTGGCTATCGATTTCTTTGATAACACGAGCTGGAACACCTGCCACCACAACATTTTCTGGAACATCTTGAGTGACGATGGCACCTGCTGCAACAACAGATCCGCTACCGATTTGAACACCTTCGATAACCACAGCGTTAGCACCGATAAGTACATTATCACCGACACGGACAGGCTCTGCACTAGCTGGTTCGATAACACCTGCAAGAACAGCACCAGCACCTACGTGACTATTTTTACCGACAATAGCACGTCCGCCTAGAATAGCACCCATGTCAATCATAGTGCCAGCACCGATTTCAGCACCAATATTGATCACAGCTCCCATCATGATAACAGCGTTGTCGCCAATCTCAACCTGGTCACGGATGATAGCCCCTGGTTCGATACGAGCATTGATGTCGCGTTTATCAAGGAGAGGTACAGCTGAGTTGCGAGCGTCTTGCTCAACAACATAATCTTTATTTTCTGTTAGTCCTTCAAGAAGAGGTGCGATATACTTCCAGTCTCCAAAGAGAACATTTCCAAGCTTGGTAACAGAAGCAGGGATAGATCCAGTAAGTTGCCCCTCAAAGGTCACTTTTACACTTGTCTTTTTCTCAGCATTTGCGATAAATTGGATAATTTCTTGTGCATTCATTTTTGTAGCAGTCATAGATGTCTCCTCACTCTTTGTAATGCTTACTATTCTACCAAAAAAGGCTTTAAAATTGAAGCCTTAAGTGTTAAAAGAAGATTCTTTTAGTTTGTCCTTTGATTCTTCGATGGATAAGAAGATCATGGGAATAATAATCAAAATCATAGCTAATAGCAGGTAGCCGTCCAAGACAAGACCTAGAAATAGAACGCTTAGAATAGCAGAGGATAGCGGTTCACTTGCACTGACCACTGACACCACCAATGGGGATACGAGTGATACAGCCTTCATAGATAGGAAAAAGGCAAAAGCTGTTCCCAAAAAGGCAATGGTCAAACAAATCAAGATGCTCACCCAATCCAGCTGAAAACTAATTCTATAAACAGGATAGAGAAAATTACTAAAGAGTCCAGCCAGCATCATTCCCCAACCAACAGTAGGAACAAAACCATATTTTCGAGCAAATGTCTGGGGTAAGACGACATTAAACATGACGCCCAGCGCACTGAGAAGTCCAGTTAATAAAGCGATAGGAGTGATGGATAACTTAGAAAGATCGCCTTTGGTAGCCATCAAAAAGACCCCAAGCATAGCAGTTAAAACATAGAAGATTGCTTTTTTAGAAGCTTTTTTCTTGTAGATGATGCGGTTGTATATGAGAATGAAGACAGGGCTGATAAATTGTAGGATGGTTGCAGTTGTCGCATTAGAGTATTCTACACAGAGATAGAAGAAATACTGAACAGAGAAAATTCCTAAGATGGCATAAGCCAGAAAAGGCAGGTAGTTTTTGCGCTTTCTCCAGATATCGAATAGCTGTGAGCGAAACTTAAAGCTAGACAAGATGAGCACGAAACCACCTGCAAGGCTTAGTCGCATGGAAGTAATCCAACCGGATGATACTTGATAATGCGTAAAGAAGAATTCTCCTAAAATGCCACAAATGCCCCATATTAGTCCAGATAGGAGGGAGTAGATGGTCCCCTTAAAAATATTCTTTTGATACTGATTCATAT
The window above is part of the Streptococcus sp. Marseille-Q6470 genome. Proteins encoded here:
- a CDS encoding DMT family transporter; this encodes MNQYQKNIFKGTIYSLLSGLIWGICGILGEFFFTHYQVSSGWITSMRLSLAGGFVLILSSFKFRSQLFDIWRKRKNYLPFLAYAILGIFSVQYFFYLCVEYSNATTATILQFISPVFILIYNRIIYKKKASKKAIFYVLTAMLGVFLMATKGDLSKLSITPIALLTGLLSALGVMFNVVLPQTFARKYGFVPTVGWGMMLAGLFSNFLYPVYRISFQLDWVSILICLTIAFLGTAFAFFLSMKAVSLVSPLVVSVVSASEPLSSAILSVLFLGLVLDGYLLLAMILIIIPMIFLSIEESKDKLKESSFNT
- the dapD gene encoding 2,3,4,5-tetrahydropyridine-2,6-dicarboxylate N-acetyltransferase encodes the protein MTATKMNAQEIIQFIANAEKKTSVKVTFEGQLTGSIPASVTKLGNVLFGDWKYIAPLLEGLTENKDYVVEQDARNSAVPLLDKRDINARIEPGAIIRDQVEIGDNAVIMMGAVINIGAEIGAGTMIDMGAILGGRAIVGKNSHVGAGAVLAGVIEPASAEPVRVGDNVLIGANAVVIEGVQIGSGSVVAAGAIVTQDVPENVVVAGVPARVIKEIDSQTQQKTALEDALRTL
- a CDS encoding N-acetyldiaminopimelate deacetylase, which translates into the protein MLDLIQTRRDLHQIPEIGLEEVKTQAYLLNVIEKLTDGKDFVQIRTWQTGILVYLQGSQPERTIGWRTDIDGLPIVEQTGLAFASQHQGRMHACGHDFHMTIALGSLERALEKQPKNNLLFLFQPAEENEAGGMLMYEDGAFDDWLPDQFYGLHVRPDLKVGQIATNTHTLFAGTCEVKIRFKGKGGHAAFPHQANDALVAASYFVTQVQSVVSRNVDPIEGAVVTFGVFQAGTTNNVIADTAFLHGTIRALTHSMSLLVQKRVKAIAEGVAAAFDMDVEVELKQGGYLPVENNPELARELMTFFDEKEGIELIDIEPAMTGEDFGYLLSKVPGVMFWLGIDSPYALHHPKMSPNKEEALAIGVEAVSSFLAKKAAE